From the bacterium genome, the window CAACAACCGCCGGCTGCTCGAGCCGATCGGAAATATCCCTCCAGCCGAACTCGAACAGGTTTACTATGAGAAGCAAGAAAGTCTGGCCACGGTGGCTGGACTCAACTAAACGAGTCTCCGGAGAAACCGGGGCGGTTCAGGACGTCCCTTGACACCTCCGCTTTCATCGGGCGTTGGTGGTTTGTGCGTCGCAACTCCTTGTTTCCGGCTTGCCATTCGGTCCACTGGTTCCAGGCTCTGCTTGGAGTCTGCGCCAACGGCATGCGTCGGATGTTGAAGGGCATCGTTCAAAATTCCGCTGTACCGTCTGGCACCGGATTTTTCAGGTCCAGCGCACTCGGCGGCGCCCTTCAGCGCCGCTGATGCCTGGTCCGCTATATGCCAAGGAGAGAAGCGGTTTGCACCACGTGATGTTTGACGTTGACGGCACGCTAGTAATGTCAGACGAGTTTGATGGCAATTGTTATCTTGAAGCCGTGTATGAGGTTCTAGGCCATAGTCTGGATCCCGAATGGACGAAGTACGCCTATGTTAGTGATGCGGGCATCCTGGATCAGCACATAAACGAAAATGGACTTCATGCTAAGAGAGAAGAAATCCATGCTGATGTCAAAGGGACATTCGCTGATAAGGTGGCTAACCACTTGAAGGGCAACCCAGTGCAGCAGGTTCCAGGTGCTTCTGAATTCTTGTCTGCGCTACGTCGAATAGAAGATCTAGGATTATCAATTGCAACCGGTGGGTGGCACGAGACTGCTCTAATGAAACTGGAATCAGCGGGTATTGACGTCGCAGATATCCCAATTGCATCTTCAAGTAACCATTTCTCGAGAATTGAGATAATGAAAATCGCAGAAGAGAAGGCCATCGGGAAGAATCGAGTTCCTTGCACCTATTTCGGAGATGGGGAATGGGATAAGAAGGCTTGTGAGGAACTGGGCTTCAACTTTGTGTTAGTTGGTGAAAAGACATACCATCATCAACGAATCCTGGACTTCAAAAATGCAAGTCAGGCAATGGCGTTCATTGGCTTATAGGGCTGCAGCCGTGGAAGCGGGTTCGGTTTCGGCAAACGGAGACGCATTTCCCCCGGCTCGGTAGAATGAGTGAACGATGGCGCGACCATCGACTCAGTGGGGGTAGAAATGTCGGATTCTCGCCTTTCTCTCGCGTGGATTCGTGCGAAACAGCGCTCTTATTGCATCGCACTCCTGGTGGGATCGATGCTCGCGTGTGGCGGGGGGGACAGGCCCGACGGTTTGATCGAAGGGCCTGGCCGGTCGAAGGAGTCGCTTTCCGCCGCCGCGCAACGACAGAGCGATGCTCGACGCGAGATCGCGGGACAAACGGGCACGGTGGCTGACTCGAAGACGATTCTCTTCGGCGATCTGCACGTGCATACCACCTATTCCTTCGATGCCTTTCTCTATTCGCTTCCAGTCGTCAACGGAGAAGGTGCCCATCCCCCGGCGGATGCATGTGATTTTGCCCGGCACTGTGCTGCGCTCGATTTCTACGCCCTGACGGACCACGCGGAAAATCTCACGTCCAAACACTGGCAGGACGTGAAGGAGAGTATCCGGCAGTGCAACGCCCGTGCGGGTGACCCGGCCGATCCCGACCTCGCCGCGTTTACGGGCTTCGAGTGGACACAGGTAGGACTCACGCCCGAGGAGCAC encodes:
- a CDS encoding HAD hydrolase-like protein — its product is MHHVMFDVDGTLVMSDEFDGNCYLEAVYEVLGHSLDPEWTKYAYVSDAGILDQHINENGLHAKREEIHADVKGTFADKVANHLKGNPVQQVPGASEFLSALRRIEDLGLSIATGGWHETALMKLESAGIDVADIPIASSSNHFSRIEIMKIAEEKAIGKNRVPCTYFGDGEWDKKACEELGFNFVLVGEKTYHHQRILDFKNASQAMAFIGL